A single genomic interval of Suncus etruscus isolate mSunEtr1 chromosome 10, mSunEtr1.pri.cur, whole genome shotgun sequence harbors:
- the LOC126020577 gene encoding gastrin-releasing peptide-like, translating into MRAPELPLVLLALLLGQAPRGPAAPVPGPGGPALTKMYPRGNHWAVGHLMGKKSTGELPDISEWGIPKEQQEIWEYLAWEASARNLLSFLKAQETRGHHRSPQPEPLSSHQATPWDVEEQGSFQGVSEQPKGRMHVLGRG; encoded by the exons ATGCGCGCCCCGGAGCTCCCGCTGGTGCTGCTGGCGCTGCTGCTAGGCCAGGCGCCCCGGGGGCCCGCCGCCCCAGTGCCCGGTCCCGGGGGCCCCGCCTTGACCAAGATGTACCCGCGCGGCAACCACTGGGCGGTGG GACACTTAATGGGGAAGAAGAGCACAGGTGAGCTTCCAGATATTTCTGAGTGGGGAATTCCAAAGGAGCAGCAAGAAATTTGGGAGTACCTGGCGTGGGAAGCATCAGCAAGAAATTTGCTAAGCTTCTTGAAAGCCCAGGAGACCAGAGGTCATCATCGGTCACCTCAGCCAGAGCCTCTGAGCAGCCACCAGGCTACTCCCTGGGATGTGGAGGAGCAAGGCAGCTTTCAGGGGGTAAGTGAGCAACCTAAAGGGAGGATGCATGTTCTGGGAAGGGGGTGA